The following nucleotide sequence is from Lacinutrix sp. Hel_I_90.
TTTTTGTTAAAGCATCCTGTAATCGCGTGATACGTAAATCTTTTTCCTTTAAACTCTCTAAAGACTTTTCTACGTTTCTAGCGCCTTGGGTTGTCAAGACAGTCATGTCTTTCGTGCTTTCAATTAGAGCCAAGTTATTAGCTTTCATATCCGCTAGACGTGCTTGTAGCTCGGTTAACCTAGCAGCAGAAGCAGCTTCGTCTGCTAAACAGCTGTTCAGTTTGACAGTAGCAGTATTTAAAAGGTCTTGTGTATTCTTTTGTTTTTCCTCCAGAGCCATGTATTCTTTTTTAGAAACACATGAGCTTAAAGTAAGTAGTGCAACCGCACCTAGGATAATAAGTTTTTTCATAATCGTTTTAGATAAAATTAAATTTTAACAATTCAAAAGTATAAAAATTATAAATGTTAAAAGAAGTATTAACAAAACTTTTGCTAAACAATTTTATAAACGTTTAAAAGTCTTCTTTTTACTTATAAAATAAGACCATACAATAGATTTTGTACGGAAATAATGCCCTTTTCGGGGCATTAATTTTCGTTGTTTCAGTACTCTTGGAAGATTAAAATAGAAATTAAAATGTGCTTTTAAAACCGCAAGACTGTGGGCTGGTTTTAATGCTAATAAAAATTTAAAAGCTGCTAACCCATCTAAAACCAAACGAATAACTATTAGAAATAAAGTGTTTCCTCCTGCATTCTTTGTTAAAGTAAATAAACTATTTCTAAAGTTGAGGTATGTTTTTCTTGGATTGCTAGCATTTAAAGTAGCGCCTCCTACATGATAAACTTTAGATTCTCCAACATATTTTGAAGTATAACCAAAATTAAAGGCGCGCCAACATAAATCAATTTCTTCCATGTGCGCAAAAAAGGACGCGTCAAACCCATTTAACCTTTCAAAAACTTGCTTTCTAATAAAAAAACATGCGCCAGAGGCCCAGAAAATTTGTGAATTTTTATTGTATTGACCTTTGTCTTTTTCAATAGTGTCAAAAATACGCCCGCGACAAAACGGGTAAGCATATTTATCTAAATAGCCTCCAGCCGCACCCGCATATTCAAAATGAGTTTTATTGTGGTAATCTAATATTTTGGGCTGTATGATAGCTGTATTGGGTTCTTTTTTAAATGTTTCGACAACTGGAGTGAGCCAGTTTTTGGTCACTTCAATATCACTGTTTAGCAAACAAAAAACATCAGCATCAATACCTTTTAAGGCATCGTTATACCCTTTAGCATAGCCACCATTGCTTTTGTTTTTAATGATGTTTACAGAAGGAAATGCTGCTGTAACAAAAGTTATAGAATCATCAGTCGATGCATTATCTGCTACGTAAACTGTAGCTTCTTTTGAATAAGCGACAACGGAAGGTAAGAACTTTTCTAAAAGTGCTTTTCCGTTCCAATTTAATATGACTACTGCTATTTTCATTTGTTTTTTGTCATAGCGAGAAACTATTAAAACGAGTGCCGTGGTTTTCTCACGATTTTTTTAAATTTAATCAACTTCA
It contains:
- a CDS encoding glycosyltransferase family 2 protein translates to MKIAVVILNWNGKALLEKFLPSVVAYSKEATVYVADNASTDDSITFVTAAFPSVNIIKNKSNGGYAKGYNDALKGIDADVFCLLNSDIEVTKNWLTPVVETFKKEPNTAIIQPKILDYHNKTHFEYAGAAGGYLDKYAYPFCRGRIFDTIEKDKGQYNKNSQIFWASGACFFIRKQVFERLNGFDASFFAHMEEIDLCWRAFNFGYTSKYVGESKVYHVGGATLNASNPRKTYLNFRNSLFTLTKNAGGNTLFLIVIRLVLDGLAAFKFLLALKPAHSLAVLKAHFNFYFNLPRVLKQRKLMPRKGHYFRTKSIVWSYFISKKKTFKRL